A region of Solanum dulcamara chromosome 7, daSolDulc1.2, whole genome shotgun sequence DNA encodes the following proteins:
- the LOC129896843 gene encoding uncharacterized protein LOC129896843 isoform X1, whose translation MECAEQKRCQEWSKSSSFYRRIYSEVEEIGWEHLVRFGEDLRLLIFRVKDKKGRVHILQITLDGTYPNHPPSISADVPYLFNLKWSINSRLKDVIQQFQKHLEKLQDFWNLIDDIDHSLLVSDLQYPQRALSHRQLNISNDCYIIFSIDANDPASLPDCRFLGSDSGVERLRAMWRKNCKFWMRDKPFSENLAHVLDIQLHGPSSIQKTDPQTECGICYAQYLPIDDELGDKSGSSTDCTCENNSCSRAFHTVCLGDWLRSITTTRQSFDVLFGNCPYCSDPIAVKMYTRK comes from the exons ATG GAGTGTGCAGAGCAAAAAAGATGCCAAGAATGGTCCAAATCATCATCTTTCTACCGCAGGATATATTCAGAG GTAGAAGAGATAGGATGGGAGCACCTTGTTAGATTTGGGGAAGATCTGAGACTTCTCATTTTTCGCGTCAA GGACAAGAAGGGAAGAGTCCACATTCTGCAGATAACTTTGGATGGAACATATCCTAACCATCCGCCTTCAATATCCGCG GACGTGCCTTATCTCTTCAATTTGAAATGGTCAATAAATTCAAGACTGAAAGATGTTATCCAACAGTTTCAGAAG CATCTTGAGAAGCTTCAAGACTTTTGGAATCTAATAGATGACATTGACCACTCTCTTTTGGTTTCTGATCTACAATATCCTCAACGTGCTTTGTCACATCGCCAACTTAATATAA gTAATGACTGCTACATCATATTTTCTATAGATGCTAATGATCCGGCATCCCTACCAGA CTGCCGCTTTCTTGGTTCAGATTCAGGGGTAGAGAGACTGAGGGCAATGTGGAGGAAAAACTGCAAATTTTG GATGAGAGACAAGCCGTTTTCTGAGAATCTAGCACACGTATTGGATATTCAACTTCATGGACCTTCAAGCATTCAGAAAACTGATCCACAAACTGAATGTGGCATTTGTTATGCACAATATCTTCCAATTG ATGATGAACTTGGTGATAAGAGTGGAAGTAGCACTGATTGTACATGTGAAAATAACAGCTGCAGTAGGGCCTTCCACACTGTTTGCCTTGGAGATTGGCTGCGTTCCATCACAACAACTAGGCA GTCGTTTGATGTTTTGTTTGGCAATTGTCCATACTGTTCTGATCCAATTGCTGTCAAAATGTATACTAGGAAGTGA
- the LOC129896843 gene encoding uncharacterized protein LOC129896843 isoform X2: MECAEQKRCQEWSKSSSFYRRIYSEVEEIGWEHLVRFGEDLRLLIFRVKDKKGRVHILQITLDGTYPNHPPSISADVPYLFNLKWSINSRLKDVIQQFQKHLEKLQDFWNLIDDIDHSLLVSDLQYPQRALSHRQLNISNDCYIIFSIDANDPASLPDCRFLGSDSGVERLRAMWRKNCKFWMRDKPFSENLAHVLDIQLHGPSSIQKTDPQTECGICYAQYLPIAAVGPSTLFALEIGCVPSQQLGSRLMFCLAIVHTVLIQLLSKCILGSDTEG, translated from the exons ATG GAGTGTGCAGAGCAAAAAAGATGCCAAGAATGGTCCAAATCATCATCTTTCTACCGCAGGATATATTCAGAG GTAGAAGAGATAGGATGGGAGCACCTTGTTAGATTTGGGGAAGATCTGAGACTTCTCATTTTTCGCGTCAA GGACAAGAAGGGAAGAGTCCACATTCTGCAGATAACTTTGGATGGAACATATCCTAACCATCCGCCTTCAATATCCGCG GACGTGCCTTATCTCTTCAATTTGAAATGGTCAATAAATTCAAGACTGAAAGATGTTATCCAACAGTTTCAGAAG CATCTTGAGAAGCTTCAAGACTTTTGGAATCTAATAGATGACATTGACCACTCTCTTTTGGTTTCTGATCTACAATATCCTCAACGTGCTTTGTCACATCGCCAACTTAATATAA gTAATGACTGCTACATCATATTTTCTATAGATGCTAATGATCCGGCATCCCTACCAGA CTGCCGCTTTCTTGGTTCAGATTCAGGGGTAGAGAGACTGAGGGCAATGTGGAGGAAAAACTGCAAATTTTG GATGAGAGACAAGCCGTTTTCTGAGAATCTAGCACACGTATTGGATATTCAACTTCATGGACCTTCAAGCATTCAGAAAACTGATCCACAAACTGAATGTGGCATTTGTTATGCACAATATCTTCCAATTG CTGCAGTAGGGCCTTCCACACTGTTTGCCTTGGAGATTGGCTGCGTTCCATCACAACAACTAGGCA GTCGTTTGATGTTTTGTTTGGCAATTGTCCATACTGTTCTGATCCAATTGCTGTCAAAATGTATACTAGGAAGTGATACAGAAGGCTGA